Proteins encoded within one genomic window of Haloferax volcanii DS2:
- a CDS encoding IclR family transcriptional regulator: protein MNERGDPPVKATTTSGRVLDALSKLGDANLTEVETEVGLSKSSVHNHLETLRQLGFVVKENQRYRRSLRFFELGCSVRSEAPFYGVGKSEVDRLARISGLAAGLTVFERGRGVCIYERTGQNVEAPPVTEGQTVPLYCTAPGKAMLAQLPADDRRDAVDATSLDRHTDQTITSAAALRKELDTAETRGLLSDREEWQTDLRGLAAGVVDPEDGRVGSIFVLSSSESMSGKRFQQDVPGLIISSANQIRKALRESV, encoded by the coding sequence ATGAACGAGCGCGGAGACCCACCGGTGAAGGCGACGACGACGAGCGGGCGCGTGCTGGACGCGCTCTCGAAACTCGGCGACGCCAACCTGACCGAGGTCGAGACGGAGGTCGGCCTCTCGAAGAGTTCGGTGCACAACCATCTCGAAACGCTCCGACAACTGGGGTTCGTCGTCAAGGAGAACCAACGGTATCGACGCAGTCTTCGGTTTTTCGAACTCGGCTGTTCGGTCCGGTCCGAAGCCCCCTTCTACGGGGTCGGGAAGTCGGAGGTCGACCGACTCGCGCGGATTTCGGGACTCGCCGCGGGCCTCACCGTATTCGAGCGCGGACGGGGCGTCTGCATCTACGAGCGGACCGGCCAGAACGTTGAGGCCCCGCCCGTGACCGAAGGACAGACGGTCCCACTCTACTGCACGGCCCCGGGGAAGGCGATGCTCGCACAACTCCCGGCGGACGACCGCCGCGACGCCGTCGATGCGACGTCACTTGACCGCCACACGGACCAGACGATTACGAGCGCGGCCGCACTCCGTAAGGAACTCGACACCGCGGAGACTCGCGGCCTCTTGTCGGACCGCGAGGAGTGGCAGACCGACCTCCGCGGTCTCGCCGCTGGCGTCGTCGACCCCGAGGACGGTCGGGTCGGGTCGATATTCGTGTTGAGTTCCTCGGAGAGCATGTCCGGAAAGCGTTTCCAACAGGACGTGCCCGGACTCATCATCAGTTCCGCCAACCAGATTCGGAAGGCGCTCCGCGAGTCGGTCTGA
- the dgoD gene encoding galactonate dehydratase: MEITGYELFEVPPRWVFLKLETDAGVCGWGEPIVEGYAKTTKAAVEEMVDNYLLGTDPLEIERHWQAMYRGRHFRGGPVLMSAIGGIDQALWDIKGKHYGAPVYDLLGGKARDRIRVYQWVGGETPEAIARAAAEEVDRGYDCLKLSAVSQLDRIDSPAAVARVRERLEAVRSEVGDDVDIVVDFRGRITTGMAKWVADELDPLDPMFYEEPVLPEHARSLPRIENRTKVPLATGERLYSRWDFERTLELDAIDVLQPSPSHAGGISEVRKIATAAEAKDMLVSLHCPLGPISFASCLHLDMVLPNAIAQAQNLEIHRADGNDLLGYLDDPAVFGFDDGFVSAPDAPGLGVKIDEEAVREHAQSRVDWQSPIWYHEDGSVAEW, from the coding sequence ATGGAAATAACCGGGTACGAACTGTTCGAAGTCCCGCCCCGGTGGGTCTTCCTCAAGCTCGAAACCGACGCGGGCGTCTGCGGCTGGGGGGAGCCAATCGTGGAGGGCTACGCGAAGACGACGAAGGCCGCCGTCGAGGAGATGGTCGACAACTACCTCCTCGGGACCGACCCGCTCGAAATCGAGCGCCACTGGCAGGCGATGTATCGTGGGCGGCACTTCCGGGGCGGCCCGGTTCTCATGAGCGCTATCGGCGGTATCGACCAAGCGCTGTGGGACATCAAGGGGAAACACTACGGCGCACCCGTCTACGACCTCCTCGGCGGAAAGGCCCGCGACCGGATTCGGGTCTACCAGTGGGTCGGCGGCGAGACGCCCGAGGCCATCGCGCGCGCCGCGGCCGAGGAGGTCGACCGCGGCTACGACTGCCTGAAGCTCTCCGCCGTCTCGCAGTTAGACCGCATCGACTCCCCGGCCGCGGTGGCCCGGGTCCGCGAGCGCCTCGAAGCCGTCCGATCCGAGGTCGGGGACGACGTGGACATCGTCGTCGACTTCCGTGGGCGCATCACGACCGGGATGGCGAAATGGGTCGCCGACGAACTCGACCCGCTCGATCCGATGTTCTACGAGGAGCCTGTCCTCCCCGAACACGCGCGCTCCCTGCCGCGCATCGAGAACCGAACCAAGGTCCCTCTCGCGACCGGCGAACGCCTGTACTCCCGCTGGGACTTCGAGCGGACGCTGGAACTCGACGCCATCGACGTGCTTCAACCCTCCCCGTCCCACGCCGGGGGTATCTCGGAGGTCCGCAAGATAGCCACGGCGGCCGAGGCGAAAGATATGCTCGTCTCGCTTCACTGCCCGCTGGGGCCGATTTCGTTCGCCTCCTGTCTCCACCTCGATATGGTGCTCCCGAACGCCATCGCACAGGCGCAGAACCTCGAAATCCACCGCGCCGACGGGAACGACCTCCTCGGGTACCTCGACGACCCCGCCGTCTTCGGGTTCGACGACGGCTTCGTCTCCGCTCCCGACGCCCCCGGCCTCGGCGTGAAGATAGATGAGGAGGCCGTCCGCGAGCACGCGCAGTCCCGCGTCGACTGGCAGAGCCCGATATGGTACCATGAGGACGGGAGCGTCGCCGAGTGGTGA
- a CDS encoding class II aldolase/adducin family protein produces the protein MTVNEPQRLVSTLGKRMLADGLTKGTGGNISVRADDGTVAISPSGMPYEEIEPEDVPILDINGERVAGDRKPSSEFRMHTDVLRQREDVGAVVHNHSPYASTFASIDEPVGPSHYLIAFIGDEIPVASYETYGTAELADVAVETLGDDYNACLLEKHGVLATGATAEEAYEVALMVEYCARIHYQARSVGEPSLLPDEEIDTLLDRFADYGQTQSADEDGPDPTGDRVPADRLSDLASHRSAVSEFGREMLHQGLTEGTGGNISAQADDLVAISPSGMPYDEIESEDVPVVTLDGELVAGDRKPSSEVRMHTGILREREDAGAVVHNHSPYASTFASLGEPIPASHYLIAFAGDEIPVAGYETYGTQGLADLALEALGDDYNACLLENHGVVAVGDSVAEAYEVALMVEYCARIHYQALNIGEPSLLPDEEIDTLLDRFADYGQDH, from the coding sequence ATGACGGTGAACGAGCCTCAGCGTCTAGTCAGTACGCTCGGCAAGCGCATGCTGGCAGACGGCCTCACGAAAGGAACCGGCGGAAACATCAGCGTCAGGGCGGACGACGGAACTGTCGCCATCAGCCCCTCGGGGATGCCCTACGAAGAAATCGAACCCGAGGACGTACCGATACTCGACATCAACGGAGAACGAGTCGCCGGCGACCGCAAGCCATCGAGCGAGTTCCGGATGCACACGGACGTGCTCCGCCAGCGCGAGGACGTGGGCGCGGTGGTCCACAACCACTCCCCGTACGCCAGCACTTTCGCCAGTATCGACGAACCAGTCGGCCCCTCGCACTACCTCATCGCGTTCATCGGCGACGAGATTCCCGTGGCGAGTTACGAAACCTACGGGACCGCTGAACTCGCCGACGTGGCGGTGGAGACGTTAGGCGACGACTACAACGCCTGTCTCCTCGAAAAACACGGCGTCCTCGCTACCGGTGCGACCGCCGAGGAGGCGTACGAGGTGGCGCTCATGGTCGAGTACTGTGCCCGCATCCACTACCAGGCGCGCAGCGTCGGCGAGCCCTCGCTGCTCCCCGACGAGGAAATCGACACTCTCCTCGACCGCTTCGCCGACTACGGGCAGACGCAGTCGGCCGACGAGGACGGGCCGGACCCGACCGGGGATCGCGTCCCCGCCGACCGACTATCCGACCTCGCGTCGCACCGCTCGGCGGTCAGCGAGTTCGGCCGTGAGATGCTCCATCAGGGACTGACCGAGGGGACCGGCGGAAACATCAGCGCGCAGGCCGACGACCTCGTCGCCATCAGTCCCTCGGGGATGCCCTACGACGAGATCGAATCCGAGGACGTGCCCGTCGTCACGCTGGACGGCGAGTTGGTCGCCGGCGACCGCAAGCCGTCGAGCGAGGTCCGTATGCATACCGGCATCCTCCGCGAGCGCGAGGACGCGGGCGCGGTAGTCCACAATCACTCCCCGTACGCCAGCACCTTCGCGAGCCTCGGCGAGCCGATTCCGGCCTCGCACTACCTCATCGCCTTTGCCGGCGACGAGATTCCCGTCGCGGGGTACGAGACTTACGGGACGCAGGGACTGGCCGACCTCGCTCTGGAGGCACTGGGCGACGACTACAACGCCTGTCTCCTCGAAAACCACGGCGTCGTCGCCGTCGGCGACTCCGTCGCGGAGGCGTACGAGGTGGCGCTCATGGTCGAGTACTGCGCCCGCATCCACTACCAGGCGCTCAACATCGGCGAGCCCTCGCTACTCCCCGACGAGGAAATCGATACCCTCCTCGACCGCTTCGCCGACTACGGACAGGACCACTAA
- the glpA gene encoding anaerobic glycerol-3-phosphate dehydrogenase subunit GlpA: MSYSVVVIGGGATGTGTARDLAMRGFDVTLVERGNLTEGTTGRTHGHLHSGARYAVSDKESAVDCMRENRVLHRIAGHCIEDTGGLFVQLEGDSDDYFERKLAGCAECDIPTEVISGEEARRREPYLTDAVERAIWVPDGAVDPFRLCVANAASAVEHGARIETHAEVVDLVVEGGRVAGVEVKRQGPNHHSEGAAGDTETFEADYVVSATGAWAGQLAAMAGVDLEMAISKGAMVVTNVRQLDTVINRCLPKGEGDTIIPHETTVLLGANDDPVDDPDDYPEEQWEVDMMIDIASEMVPVVADARMIRAYWGVRPLYDPNPKSTTDPGDVTRNYFVLDHAERDGVAGFASVVGGKLTTYREMAESVSDHVCEVLGVEEPCRTDEVPLPGSADPSALDEYMDEFDLRSPIARRSGQRLGDRAPEVLDIDEPNPTLCECEAVTRAEVRDAIDQVGADLNGVRLRTRASMGNCQGGFCSHRLGAELYPDHGAEVARDAVDELYQERWKGQRHALWGEQLSQAMLNAMLHATTMNHDANHVAGDENIEYRAFDGGRTAVPEGSHGD, translated from the coding sequence ATGAGCTACTCAGTCGTCGTTATCGGCGGTGGAGCCACCGGTACGGGGACCGCCCGCGACCTCGCGATGCGCGGCTTCGACGTGACGCTCGTGGAGCGGGGGAATCTCACAGAGGGGACGACCGGGCGCACCCACGGCCACCTCCACAGCGGGGCCCGCTACGCGGTGTCGGACAAAGAGAGCGCCGTCGACTGCATGCGGGAAAACCGGGTGCTCCACCGCATCGCGGGCCACTGTATCGAGGACACCGGCGGGCTGTTCGTCCAGTTGGAGGGCGACTCCGACGACTACTTCGAACGGAAGTTGGCCGGGTGTGCGGAGTGCGACATCCCGACCGAGGTCATCTCGGGCGAGGAGGCGAGACGGCGCGAACCCTACCTCACCGACGCGGTCGAGCGTGCCATATGGGTTCCCGACGGCGCGGTCGACCCGTTCCGCCTCTGCGTGGCGAACGCCGCGAGCGCCGTCGAACACGGCGCGCGCATCGAGACGCACGCGGAAGTCGTCGACCTTGTCGTCGAGGGCGGACGGGTGGCCGGCGTCGAAGTCAAGCGACAGGGGCCGAACCACCACAGCGAGGGCGCGGCGGGCGACACCGAGACGTTCGAGGCGGACTACGTTGTCAGTGCGACCGGCGCGTGGGCGGGACAGTTGGCGGCGATGGCCGGCGTCGACCTCGAAATGGCGATTTCGAAGGGCGCGATGGTCGTCACCAACGTCCGGCAGTTGGACACGGTCATCAACCGCTGTCTCCCGAAGGGCGAGGGCGATACCATCATCCCCCACGAGACGACGGTCCTGCTCGGCGCAAACGACGACCCGGTTGACGACCCAGACGACTACCCCGAAGAGCAGTGGGAAGTGGACATGATGATTGACATCGCCTCCGAGATGGTTCCGGTGGTCGCCGACGCCCGCATGATACGCGCCTACTGGGGCGTCAGACCGCTGTACGACCCGAACCCGAAGTCGACGACCGACCCCGGCGACGTGACGCGGAACTACTTCGTGCTCGACCACGCCGAGCGCGACGGAGTCGCGGGGTTCGCCTCCGTCGTCGGCGGCAAGCTCACCACCTACCGAGAGATGGCGGAGTCCGTCAGCGACCACGTCTGCGAGGTACTGGGCGTCGAGGAACCCTGCCGGACGGACGAGGTTCCGCTCCCCGGGAGCGCCGACCCCTCGGCGCTCGACGAGTACATGGACGAGTTCGACCTGCGCTCGCCCATCGCCCGCAGAAGCGGTCAGCGACTCGGCGACAGGGCTCCCGAGGTGCTCGACATCGACGAGCCGAACCCGACGCTCTGCGAGTGCGAGGCAGTCACCCGCGCCGAGGTCAGAGACGCCATCGACCAAGTCGGCGCGGACCTCAACGGGGTCCGCCTCCGAACCCGTGCGTCGATGGGGAACTGTCAGGGCGGCTTCTGTAGTCATCGGCTGGGAGCCGAACTCTATCCCGACCACGGAGCCGAGGTCGCCCGCGACGCCGTCGACGAACTGTATCAGGAGCGCTGGAAGGGTCAGCGTCACGCCCTCTGGGGCGAACAGCTCTCGCAGGCTATGCTCAACGCCATGCTTCACGCGACGACGATGAATCACGACGCGAATCACGTCGCCGGCGACGAGAACATCGAGTACCGCGCCTTCGACGGGGGACGGACCGCAGTTCCGGAGGGCAGCCATGGCGATTGA
- the glpB gene encoding glycerol-3-phosphate dehydrogenase subunit GlpB has product MAIESDVLVVGGGLAGMASAVAAAREGVTVRLVSHKKTTLRQASGLVDALGYVPSRDSAAEGADYVTQGRADFRAVRSNRDAYQGPLVRPTDGFDDLPADHPYSLVGESALRDGLALFDDLTGDAYHGGHTDRNALLPTFGGAVKPTARYPRAAAEGLASDDRPMLVVGFRSFTDFDARMLADSLEAAGVPFPVAGVEIEFAEEFRADAPVTRIAKALDHDERLDGTPVRRALVDAVKPYVDRAERVGFPAVLGDDRADAVRAALSERLGVDVFEIPMGPPSLPGLRLEDRLYDALDAEGVLYETGNPVVGYETDGESGHVDAVLVDRKGREVPYAADSFVLATGGLVGKGLDSDRTAVREPVFDCRVPQPSDRYDWFVDDAFGAHPYARFGVEPDAKMRPLAADGTPEFENLFAAGAVVGGADAAREKSAAGVSLATGVVAGRNAAKELGD; this is encoded by the coding sequence ATGGCGATTGAGAGCGACGTGCTCGTCGTCGGCGGCGGACTCGCCGGGATGGCAAGCGCGGTCGCGGCCGCCCGCGAGGGCGTGACGGTCAGATTGGTCTCCCACAAGAAGACGACGCTTCGACAGGCGTCGGGGCTGGTCGACGCCCTCGGCTACGTGCCGTCGCGGGACTCGGCGGCAGAGGGGGCGGATTACGTCACCCAAGGGCGCGCAGACTTCCGAGCGGTGCGGTCGAACCGGGACGCGTACCAGGGACCGCTCGTCAGACCGACCGACGGATTCGACGACCTCCCGGCGGACCACCCCTACTCGCTCGTCGGCGAGTCCGCCCTGCGGGACGGCCTCGCGCTGTTTGACGACCTCACTGGTGACGCGTATCACGGCGGCCACACGGACCGTAACGCGCTCCTGCCGACGTTCGGCGGCGCGGTGAAGCCGACCGCACGATACCCGCGCGCCGCGGCCGAAGGGCTGGCGAGCGACGACCGACCGATGCTCGTCGTCGGCTTCCGATCGTTCACGGACTTCGACGCCCGCATGCTCGCGGACTCGCTTGAGGCCGCGGGCGTCCCGTTTCCCGTCGCCGGCGTCGAAATCGAGTTCGCCGAGGAGTTCCGGGCGGACGCACCGGTGACGCGAATCGCGAAGGCGCTGGACCACGACGAGCGCCTCGACGGGACTCCGGTGAGGCGGGCGCTCGTGGACGCCGTGAAGCCGTACGTCGACCGCGCGGAGCGCGTGGGCTTTCCGGCCGTGCTCGGCGACGACCGCGCCGACGCGGTTCGGGCGGCGCTCTCGGAGCGACTCGGCGTCGACGTGTTCGAGATTCCGATGGGGCCGCCGAGCCTCCCCGGCCTCCGGCTGGAGGACCGTCTCTACGACGCGCTCGACGCCGAGGGCGTCCTGTACGAGACCGGGAACCCCGTCGTCGGCTACGAGACCGATGGCGAGTCGGGGCACGTCGATGCGGTGCTCGTTGACCGGAAAGGCCGAGAGGTGCCGTACGCGGCCGACTCGTTCGTCCTCGCGACTGGCGGCCTCGTCGGCAAGGGCCTCGACTCCGACCGGACGGCGGTCAGAGAGCCCGTGTTCGACTGCCGCGTCCCCCAACCGTCGGACCGCTACGACTGGTTCGTTGACGACGCGTTCGGGGCGCATCCCTACGCCCGCTTCGGCGTCGAACCGGACGCTAAGATGCGGCCGCTCGCCGCCGACGGAACACCGGAGTTCGAGAACCTCTTCGCCGCCGGCGCGGTGGTCGGCGGCGCGGACGCCGCCCGGGAGAAGTCCGCTGCGGGCGTCTCTCTCGCAACGGGTGTTGTCGCGGGACGCAACGCCGCGAAGGAACTCGGAGACTGA
- a CDS encoding anaerobic glycerol-3-phosphate dehydrogenase subunit C: MTASDDRDRTTESNRTNSHDQTIERDRTTSGGKQRRTDGERRVTDGGVAAASASESAEYDTGSELTDVFEEGDLDLRAGADDCYKCTACDTSCPVAEVDEEFPGPKFQGPEQWRLKRKDDADIDDSVMSCSNCMRCDSACPSSVPLSQMHNEARGEYVSEQMSTLSREYVRNRILANYRTSAAVASAVPRLANFAMNFGPARWAMEKLLGVTAERDFPEFASQTFREWWRERGGARVENPEKRVAYFHGCYANYNTPEVAKAMVRVFEQFGYEVLVPPQGCSGTPMFANGMLDDARRHAETNVEHLAAALADGADVIASCTSCSLSLRQEYPELFDIDGIEDVSDNTFEALEYLRIHENLRGALADAELDGESFGYHGPCHARNQGLHRQVVELFRDVDGVEIEDVGDSCSGISGTYGWKEEKYDKSMKIGEEMFDHMRHAEGDAGITECPTCAMQMEHGTGYEIRHPLELLEDALVE, from the coding sequence ATGACAGCGAGCGACGACAGAGACCGAACGACCGAATCGAATCGGACGAACAGCCACGACCAGACGATTGAGAGAGACAGGACGACCAGCGGGGGAAAACAGCGACGAACCGACGGGGAACGACGAGTCACTGACGGCGGGGTTGCGGCCGCGTCAGCCTCCGAGAGTGCCGAGTACGATACCGGCTCGGAACTGACCGACGTGTTCGAGGAGGGCGACCTCGACCTCCGAGCGGGCGCGGACGACTGCTACAAATGCACTGCCTGCGACACGTCCTGCCCGGTCGCTGAGGTGGACGAGGAGTTTCCCGGACCGAAGTTCCAAGGGCCGGAGCAGTGGCGACTCAAGCGCAAAGATGACGCCGACATTGACGACTCCGTCATGTCGTGTTCGAACTGCATGCGCTGTGACTCGGCGTGCCCGTCGAGCGTCCCGCTCAGCCAGATGCACAACGAGGCCCGCGGCGAGTACGTGAGTGAACAGATGAGCACGCTCTCGCGGGAGTACGTCCGCAACCGCATCCTCGCCAACTACCGGACCTCGGCCGCGGTCGCGTCGGCGGTTCCGCGACTCGCGAACTTCGCCATGAACTTCGGCCCGGCGCGCTGGGCGATGGAGAAACTGCTGGGCGTCACCGCCGAACGCGACTTCCCCGAGTTCGCGTCGCAGACGTTCCGGGAGTGGTGGCGCGAACGCGGCGGGGCGCGGGTGGAGAACCCCGAAAAGCGGGTCGCCTACTTCCACGGCTGTTACGCCAACTACAACACGCCGGAGGTGGCGAAGGCGATGGTCCGCGTCTTCGAGCAGTTCGGTTACGAGGTCCTCGTCCCGCCGCAGGGGTGCTCGGGGACGCCGATGTTCGCGAACGGCATGCTCGACGACGCGCGACGACACGCCGAGACGAACGTCGAACACCTCGCGGCCGCGCTGGCGGACGGCGCGGACGTCATCGCCTCGTGTACCTCCTGTTCGCTGTCGCTCCGGCAGGAGTATCCCGAGCTGTTCGACATCGACGGTATCGAGGACGTCTCGGACAACACGTTCGAGGCGCTGGAGTACCTCCGCATCCACGAGAACCTGCGGGGCGCGCTGGCCGACGCCGAACTCGACGGGGAGTCGTTCGGCTACCACGGACCGTGCCACGCTCGCAATCAGGGGCTCCACCGGCAGGTCGTCGAACTGTTCCGCGACGTCGACGGCGTCGAAATAGAGGACGTGGGTGACTCCTGTTCCGGCATCTCGGGGACCTACGGCTGGAAGGAAGAGAAGTACGACAAGTCGATGAAAATCGGCGAGGAGATGTTCGACCACATGCGCCACGCCGAGGGCGACGCGGGCATCACCGAGTGTCCCACCTGCGCGATGCAGATGGAACACGGCACGGGCTACGAGATACGCCACCCGCTCGAACTGCTCGAAGACGCGCTCGTCGAGTGA
- a CDS encoding GlcG/HbpS family heme-binding protein — translation MVEAIPLDVATQLIEAAETRADEIENPMVVTVANSEGNLIAQHRMDGAWLASVNISRNKAYTSAALDMPTHELAEASEPGNSLYGLDTRDDGRMVVFGGGYPLERDGEVVGAIGVSGGAVTQDRDVAEAGVERWTKLVEADAVPSDD, via the coding sequence ATGGTGGAAGCAATCCCGCTAGACGTAGCAACGCAGTTGATCGAAGCGGCCGAGACCCGGGCCGACGAGATCGAGAACCCCATGGTCGTCACGGTCGCCAATAGCGAGGGGAACCTCATCGCGCAGCACCGGATGGACGGCGCGTGGCTCGCCTCCGTCAACATCTCACGTAACAAGGCCTACACGTCCGCCGCTCTCGACATGCCGACGCACGAACTCGCCGAGGCGTCCGAGCCGGGGAACTCGCTGTACGGGCTGGACACGCGAGACGACGGCCGGATGGTCGTCTTCGGCGGCGGCTACCCGCTCGAACGCGACGGCGAAGTCGTCGGCGCTATCGGCGTCTCCGGCGGCGCTGTCACGCAGGACCGCGACGTCGCCGAGGCCGGTGTCGAGCGCTGGACCAAACTCGTCGAAGCGGACGCGGTTCCGAGCGACGACTGA
- a CDS encoding ThuA domain-containing protein, which translates to MASVTVWNEYVQERTDEEVAAVYPDGIHAVLAEALESRGHDVRVATFDEPDHGLTEAVLDDTDALIWWGHKAHEAVEDAVVERVCEHVYDGMGFVPLHSAHFSKVFKRLMGTPCSLRYRESGERERVWVVDPGHPIADGLDESFVVPETEMYGEPFAVPEPDRLVFASWFEGGEVFRSGCCYRRGSGRIFYFRPGHETYPVYEVPVVREVLDNAVRWAAAGGDEAVPTANRAVDPVE; encoded by the coding sequence ATGGCATCCGTGACCGTATGGAACGAGTACGTACAGGAGCGAACGGACGAGGAAGTCGCCGCGGTCTACCCCGACGGCATCCACGCGGTGCTCGCCGAGGCCCTCGAATCGCGGGGTCACGACGTGCGTGTCGCGACGTTCGACGAACCTGACCACGGCCTCACCGAGGCGGTGCTCGACGACACCGACGCGTTGATCTGGTGGGGTCACAAGGCCCACGAGGCGGTCGAAGACGCGGTCGTCGAGCGGGTCTGCGAACACGTCTACGACGGCATGGGGTTCGTCCCGTTGCACTCCGCGCACTTCTCGAAGGTGTTCAAGCGACTGATGGGCACGCCCTGTTCGCTCCGGTACCGCGAGTCCGGCGAGCGAGAGCGAGTGTGGGTGGTCGACCCCGGCCACCCCATCGCCGACGGTCTCGACGAGTCTTTTGTCGTCCCGGAGACGGAGATGTACGGCGAACCGTTCGCGGTCCCCGAGCCCGACCGTCTAGTGTTCGCCTCGTGGTTCGAGGGCGGCGAGGTGTTCCGCTCCGGCTGTTGCTACCGGCGCGGTAGCGGTCGGATATTCTACTTCCGCCCCGGCCACGAGACCTATCCGGTGTACGAGGTTCCCGTCGTGCGAGAGGTGCTCGACAACGCGGTCAGATGGGCGGCCGCGGGCGGTGACGAGGCGGTTCCGACGGCGAACCGCGCGGTCGACCCGGTCGAGTGA
- a CDS encoding inositol monophosphatase family protein, with product MEKHSREAVAVEAAETGAEYAFEHFRTDFDIEQKGDKTDLVTEIDRETQRRVISTIRERFPDDAVVGEEEDERKTVPESGYAWVIDPIDGTQNFTRGTNAWVTSVAIVEDMEPLAAVNVAPATGDTYVTTGGEIERNGRPITVNDEPDIEAFIVASTLRFGPEDRPAVETLAGEIFGRFGELRRIGTTQLTLSRVADGSIDAVVGLDEHPNAWDTVAGVHHVRQAGGVVTDIHGNEWLPGRPGLVASNGRAHEEVLETAQAAFEAIH from the coding sequence ATGGAGAAGCACTCGCGCGAAGCAGTCGCGGTAGAGGCCGCAGAGACCGGGGCGGAGTACGCCTTCGAACACTTCAGAACGGACTTCGATATCGAACAGAAGGGCGACAAGACCGACCTCGTGACCGAAATCGACCGCGAGACCCAGCGTCGGGTCATCTCGACGATTCGGGAGCGGTTCCCGGACGACGCCGTCGTCGGCGAGGAGGAAGACGAGCGAAAGACCGTGCCGGAATCGGGCTACGCGTGGGTCATCGACCCCATCGACGGGACGCAGAACTTCACCCGCGGGACGAACGCGTGGGTGACGAGCGTCGCCATCGTCGAGGACATGGAACCGCTGGCCGCGGTCAACGTCGCGCCGGCGACGGGCGACACGTACGTCACGACCGGCGGGGAAATCGAGCGCAACGGACGGCCGATAACCGTGAACGACGAACCCGACATCGAGGCGTTCATCGTCGCCTCGACGCTCCGGTTCGGACCTGAGGACCGCCCCGCGGTCGAGACGCTTGCCGGCGAGATATTCGGCCGGTTCGGAGAACTCCGCCGCATCGGAACCACGCAACTAACGCTCTCGCGGGTCGCTGACGGTTCGATAGATGCGGTCGTTGGCCTCGACGAGCACCCCAACGCGTGGGACACGGTCGCCGGCGTGCACCACGTTCGGCAGGCTGGCGGTGTCGTGACGGACATTCACGGAAACGAGTGGTTGCCTGGACGCCCCGGGCTGGTCGCGTCGAACGGTCGGGCCCACGAGGAGGTGCTCGAAACGGCGCAGGCGGCGTTCGAAGCGATTCACTAG